The Desulfococcus multivorans DNA window CTTGTCTCGAGGGGTTTCGAAAACGTAATGGAGAGCGATGGTCAGCTCGACGGCGCCGAGACTCGAAGCCAGATGCCCCCCGTTTCGCGAGACGACGTCCACGATCACCTTACGGATCTCCTCGGCCAGAGTGGAGAGCTCGGATATCTTCAGCTGTTTTAGGTCCGCCGGAGAGTTGATGGTTTCAAGCACGCTCAATCCGATCCTTCGTCAAGGGGTTTCTCCTGGATGTTGCCATCCTCATCGGTCATCAGCAGGGTGATCTTTTTTTCCGTCTCATCCAGCACCCGGGAGCAGTATCTGGAGAGCTTCATCCCTTCCTCGAACTTTTTCATGGCGTTTTCAAGCGTCAGGTCTCCGGACTCCAGCTCCCGAACGATGTCCTCCAGCTGGGCCATGGCCTTTTCAAACGTCTGTTTCGTCGTCAATGTCAAACCTCTCTTCCACGCGGCATCGAATGACGCCGACGGCAACCCGCACATCCAGCGCCTGGCCGACCGCGACCTGACCCGCATTCCGAACGATCTCGGCCTCCGGAACGGTCTGTGTGATACTATACCCCCGCTTCAGAACCACCATGGGACTCAAGGTCTCAAGGCGGCCCTGAAGCGCCTCTGTTCGCATCCGTTCCACCCCGGTCCGACGTCGGGCGACATCGAAAAGGGCGACTCGGCATCGTTCGAGTTTTGCAGCCAGCTGTCCGGCCAAATCCGTCGGTGCCTTTACCCGCAGGCGATGGCGTTCCCAGTTCAGGCGCTCTTTCTGCCGCTCCAGCTTCTCACGGAAACGCGCGGCAAGCCGATCCGTCAGGTCTTCCAGGCGCATCCGGAAGTCCTCGACCCGCCGCTTCGGGTGGACAAGCCTTCGGGAGACCTCCGCCACGCGCTGCCGTTTTTGGGTGATGTATCGCTGGGTCCACCGGAACAGTTTAGCGGCAAGATCCATGTGTTTGCCGACGAGCTCCGATTTCAGGGGCACGGCCATCTCCGCCGCGGCCGAGGGGGTGGGGGCCCTGAGATCAGCGACAAAGTCGACGATGGTAAAATCGGTTTCATGACCGACGCCGGAAATAACGGGGATGTCGGATGCGTATACGGCCCTTGCCGCGGCTTCGGAATTGAAGGCCTGAAAATCCTCGAGGGATCCGCCGCCCCGGGCCAGGATGATCGTATCGACATCGCTCTCTTTTCGGTTCAGCAGGGCGATGGCCCGAACGATTTCATCCTCGGCGCCGGCACCCTGGACCTTGACGGGAACGACACGGATGCCGACCCCCGGAAAACGACGATGGGCGACCTTGATGATGTCGTGAAGCACGGCGCCGGTGCCGGATGTCACAACCCCGATGTTCCGCGGCAGGAAGGGAATCGGTTTTTTGTGGGCCTCGTCGAAAAGCCCCTCCGCGGCAAGCCCGGATTTGAGCTGCTCAAAGGCGATCTGCAGCTCGCCGATGCCGCGGGGTTCCAGATATTCGAAGATGATCTGGTAGCTCCCGCGGGGTTCATAGACGCTGATCCGCCCTAAACCGACGATGCTCATACCGTCCTCGGGCATGAACTTCAGGTTTCGGTTCTGACCCCGGAACATGATCCCGCTGATCTGGGATTTTTGATCCTTCAGCGTGAAGTAAAAATGCTTGGATGCCGGTACGTGGAAATTGGACACCTCGCCGGAGATCCAGACGAACGGATACCGCTCTTCGAGAAGATGTTTAATGTCGGCGGTCAGCTCCGAGACCGTGTAGATTTTTCGTTGCAACTCAGCCTGCATCGTCAATCTCGGATACGTCCGTGCCGCATCCTCCCTTCGATGTCAATCCCTCGGTTTCGATTTCAATGAATAACACTAACACCCGGTTTCATCGCGGAGCGCCATCCTTAGCATACTTGGCGGCGCGATTCAATAACTTTGGCGGCATCCATAACGTCTGATAATGGATATTATGTAAACTTTTTACCATAAACCGATTTATCCGCCCCTTTTCAGTTCTTCGATGTATTCCCGCATGAACGGCATCAGGTAGACTTCCTCGTTGGGCAACTCGGCCAGGCACTCGCCCAGCAGCCGGATCTTTTCCCGCAGCGTCCGGTTCTTGTCGAGGATGAACATCTTTTTCCCTCTGACCGTACACAGACCGCTCTCCACGGGAATCCCAACGTTTCGGAAACTCTTTTCGGCCACCAGAACTCCCAGCCGTTCCGCCGCCGTCTTCATGGCTTCAAACAACTGCTCCGACGTCATCTCCATGCCAACGCTCACTCCCGGCGACACCCGGCGCCCATAACCTGAGACCGCATTACATCTTGGTCATCTTGCCGGAAATCGGTCGGATTTGTCTTGAAAAAAAGCGATTCCATGTTATATTCCGGTTCAAAAAAGTGAGTGATCACGATTAACTTCAACAGGAGGAATCAATGCAGTATACTCATGAAAGAGCCTTACCGCAAGTCAGGGTCAATTCGTTCATCCAGAGCGTTTACAACTGGATGGCGGTCGGACTGGGGCTTACCGGTATCACCGCCTTCATGGTGGCGAACAGCCCGGCAATGATGCAACTTATTTTCGGAAACCGGCTGCTCTTTTTCGGCCTGATCATCGCGGAGCTCGTACTGGTCTTTTCCATCAGCGCGAGGGTCGGCAAGATGCAGGCATCCACGGCGACGGCGCTGTTCATCCTGTACGCGGTTCTGAACGGCCTGACGCTGTCGGTGATTTTTCTCGCCTACACGGCATCGTCCATTACATCGACCTTTTTTATCTGTGCCGGAACGTTTCTGGCGTGCAGCATTTACGGCATGATGACCAAGCGGGATCTCACGTCCATGGGCGGCTTCCTGATGATGGGGCTTATCGGCATCATCATCGCCTCGGTCGTGAACATGTTCGTGCAGAGCTCAGGGATGGCCATGGTCATCAGTTACATCGGCGTCCTGGTGTTTGTCGGTCTCACGGCGTACGACACCCAGAAGCTGAAACACATGGCCATGACCCAGCCCGACGGCCTTGACGGCGCCGTGCTGCGGAAAGGCGCCATCCTGGGCGCCCTCTCCCTCTATCTCGACTTCATCAATCTCTTCCTGATGCTGCTCAGGATTTTCGGCGGCAGCCGGGATTAAAGCGTCGCTTTCCGGGTCGGGGCATTCACCTTGACCCGATGACGGGAAATATCGCGATCCTCCGTGGCCCTGCCGCGGAGGATCCGCTGTTTTCATTCCCCGATGGCCGACTTCACCGCTTCCGTGATCCGGCTGCAATAGCGGCGGATCTCCTCCGCCGTCGGCCCTTCGATCATCACCCGGCAAAGCGGCTGGGTACCCGAATACCGAACCAGCACCCGTCCCTGATCCCCCAGCAGATTTTCCACCTCGGCAACGGCCTCGGCAATGGCGGGGATCGTTTCGATGGGCGGTTTGGCGGATACCGCCACGTTCATCAGGATCTGGGGATATACCGTTATCACCTGGGTCAGCCGCGACAAGGGTTTTCCCGAGTCCCGGATCACCTCCAGCAGCCGAAGGGCGGTCAGGATGCCGTCGCCCGTGGTATGGCGGTCGAGAAAAATCATGTGACCCGAATCCTCCCCGCCCAACACGGCCCCCGATCGACGCATCTCCCGGACGACATGACGGTCCCCCACATCGGTTTTCCGGTGGACGATCCCCATTTCCCTGAAGGCCATGGCCAACCCGATATTGCTCATCACCGTGCTGACAACGAGCCCATTGGCCAGTCTTCCCTTCTGTTTCAGATAAGCGCCGCACACGGCAAGCATCTGGTCGCCCGTGACCACCCCTCCCCTGTCGTCGACGGCGATCAGCCGGTCGCCGTCGCCGTCGAAGGCCAGGCCGACGTCCGCGCCCGTCGCGACAACGTGCTCGGCCAATCGCTCCGGATGCTGTGAGCCGCAGCCCTCGTTGATGTTCCGGCCGTCGGGAGCGATGAAAAGCGGCGTCACGTCCGCACCCAGCCTCCTGAAGACCGACGGCGCCACGCGAAACGTCGCGCCGTTCGAACAGTCCAGCACCAGCTTCATGCCCGCCAGTCCGAACCCGGCCGGGAGGGCTGACAGGAGGAACCGGGCGTACCGTTCCTCCGGATCGACCATGACGGCGTCGCCCCCCACGTCCTGAATGGACGCGCACAAATCCCTGAGATGATCTTCCCGTCCCAGAAGCGCCTCGATGTCGGCCTCGGCCTCGTCCGAAAGCTTGAACGCGTCGTTTCCAAAAATCTTGATCCCGTTGTCCTGAAAGGGGTTGTGGGAGGCTGAAATCATGACCCCGGCGTCGGCCTTGTCCAGGACCGTCAGGCACGCCACACCCGGCGTCGGCAGCACGCCGACCCGTACGGCCTCTCCCCCTGCGGAACAAATGCCCGACACCAGGGCATACTCCAGCATGGCGCCGGAAAGGCGCGTGTCCTTCCCGACGATGATTCTGGGACGACGTCCGCCGTTGGAAAAATAGGATGTCACCGCGCGACCGACGTTCAGCGCCGTTTCGCACGTCATCGGATACCGGTTGGCAACCCCGCGGATGCCGTCGGTGCCAAAAAGTTGACCCATATCAACCGACCTCTTTCTGATTCTCGGTTTGTCTTGAGATACAAACGCCATGTCATCCATCCCGGGGTCCGCTAATCCGAGGGCCCCATCTCGGGAATCACGGCCAGGACGCGATCCATCACGGCCGATGTAATCCCGTCCAGCCAATGCGTTCCCGCCCCTGCGGCGGATGGGCTCAGCGCCCGAATCGTGGCCACATAGTCCTTCCCCCAACGCGCCGCCGCTTCATCCAGACCCTCCAGGAACACGTTGCGAATCCGGTCGTCTCCGCCCCACTCCCGTGCTCTTTCGACGGTATCCGCCACCTCGGACCATCGTTCGAAAAACGCGCGCTTGTTCGCCACGAGCTGCGGGGAGGCCTTATCTCCGGCACTGGTCAGGTAAGCATCGATGGCGGCGGGCATTTTTTCCGCCAGCGCCCGCATCCGGGCCAGGCGCTCGTCAATGCCTGCATTGAGAACGGCGATCAGCCCGTCCAGCAGGGCCTGGGGAAAGTCTTCCGAGAGGAAGCGACTGCGGGCGAATCGATACCACTGCATCAGGGCCGTTAGATTGGCGATGTAATTCATATTGTTGACGAACACCCGCCGGATGCCGGGATAGGTTCCCGGTGCAAACGGAACGCTCATCCCCCGGGGCGCCCCGCCCACGAGGAGCCTGTCCGGACGCAATTCATCCTTGCGGTAGACGCAGCCGGCGGCGATCACCGTCCCGAAGGCCAGTCGGCAGGGCCCCACCAGCCCACCCTGCCCGCCCAGAAATATGGGGCGCTCCCGCAACATCACGCCGCGGGGAACATCCCCCAGAAGCGATGCCGTCGCCTTGTCCTGGTTGGGAGTGTAATTGAAGTGGATGTAGGCGCTGCCCACCTCGCTGTGGTCCTTTTTCCCCGTCCCGCCGGCCATCAGGCAGTCACAAAAATTGATGAGGCTGCCCAGGGTGACGAACGGGAACAGGATCGTCTGCTTCAGACCGACGGTGTGTGCGATGCTTGCCGATTCCTCGAGAATGGTTCCGCCGCGGACATGGGCGCCGGACCCGGCGGAAGCCCCTTTCAGAAATACCGCCCCGCTGTGATAACCGCCCTTGAGGCTGACCTCCGGACCAACGCGGCAGTTTTCCAGGGTTGTCGGCGCCTCGTAGCCGATCTCCGCACCCCGTAGAATCAAGGTCGACTCTCCGAATATTTTGGTGCCGCCCCAGAAGGTGACCCCTTCCCCCGATATCCTGTCGATATCGACCTCCGGCCCGATGATCACGCTGTCCGGATTGGGGATCTTCACACCCTTTTTCATCAACAGATCGACCTGTACGCGCTGTACGCGCTTTTCCTGAAGAGCCATCGTCGTCTACCTTTCTATCCACCGTTCAGCCCGCATTTCTCTCATCAGCAGGGCCCGGAGTTGGTGCTTCCGATATCAACACGCTGGTATTGCCGACACGGTGCTGCCCCCGGCGGCGGTTCGGCAAGGAGGGTTCCGGCCTCAACGCGCCGGATCGGGTGTTTCACCGCGGCTGTGAGCATCACGGCAAGAAAGCGCAAAAAGAGGAGTCCAAAGACCGGCGGTCCTGCAAAAAAAAGACGGGGAGGCAGATACTTATCGAAAAAACGGCAGACGCTCTTGTGAAACTCCCAAACGGACCGGACGGCACATTTTTCGCTGCTGCCGCCAATATAGTGATAGGCAACGGCTTTCGGACAATAGACGACCTTCCATCGGGCGGCCCACATTCGTCTGCACCAGTCTGCATCCTCCCAATACATGAAAAAGCGCTCATCCAGCATCCCCGTCTGCTCCACGGCTTTTTTTCGAACCACCATGCATGCCCCGGACACCCAGTCGACAGACATCGGGGTTTCGCCGTCGCAGCTCATGCTGAGAAGATTTCGCGAGGTGACGGGATTTTGCGGAAATCGTCTGGACAGATAGGATGAACGCCCAAAAAGAGCGGTGAGGGGGCTGGGGAACGCCCTTGCCGAATTCTGAAGCTTCCCGTCACGGTCCAGGATTTTCGGCCCCATTATGCCGACATCCCTGCGCCTGTCCATGAATTCGACGGCAGCATCCAGGAATCCTTCCTCGAGAACGGCATCCGGATTCAATAAAATCACATAATCGCCCTTACATCGGCAAAGCGCCTGATTCACCGCTCCGGCAAAACCGAGATTGACGATATTTTTGTGAAGCCTGACCAGAGGATAGCGGTCCGACACCCGGTCCACACCGTCCGTCGACCCATTGTCCTGGACGTATACGGTCACGCCAAACCTTTGGATGTCCGTGTAGAATGATGCTATACAGTTGAGCAGATGGTCGGTGCTGTTATAGTTTACAATAATGACGTCGATCATTGCCGCCTACTTTCAGGGTCCATCAACGCGCTTGACAAAACGGGAAATCGACCCCGACACAAGCGTTTGGAACCGGGTTGTTGCCGCCGTCCCAAAGACTCTTCAATATCATGCCATATGCGCATTTCCTTCCGATGAAAAGCGCTCCGATCAACAGATAAACCGCCGCGAGTATACAAAAATGAATGCCGAGGGGTTTAACACGCCGCAGGCATGGATCGCGGATATCGCTTTGCCGGATCGGTTACATCGTAAACCGATGCGGTCGGGCACATCGGATCTTATGGCGTTTGGACCGGATTTTTCGCGGAAAAAATATACAACGATCAGATATTGACCACAAAACGGACATGGGGTCAACCGCTAAAATGGCGCACCGGCCGCCCCGTCGGGTCGGCCGGTGCCGGTGAGGGGGAATGGATCCGATTATCCTTTGCTGCCGCTCGACGCATCGCTTTGACTGATACCGTCGCCTGTCCTTTCCGGTGCGTCGTTGCCCTCCACAATGATTCGATCCCTATTCAGGTCGAATAGTTTTTCGCCGATTCCCTTGACGTTCATCAACTCCTCCGGAGCGTTGAATCTTCCGACGCTGTCCCGATATTCAATGATTCTGGCCGCCGTTTTCAATCCAATCCTGTTCAGGCCGGCGAGTTCCTCTGCGGAAGCGGTATTGATGTTCACCTTGCCGGATTCACCCGCCCAAAGACAGGTCGAAAAACAAAGAATACATCCCATCACCATGACTGCCGCCGTCAAGACCTTGAACCGTTTCATACTTCCTCCTTATTCGTCCGGGTTGATTTCTCATCCGGCGGTGTCCTCGTTCGGAAAGTCGCCTTTCACGGCCGACCGCAGGATCGAGAAGACCGCCGCCACGACAAAAAATGAGAAAAGTTATATGAAATTTTGATACACCTATCCGGCATCCGTTTCAATCGGCAAAAATACCTATTTTCCGATAGGTAGTTCTGCCTATATAGCAGTCTGTTTTCTGACCGGATGCCGAAATCCGGATCAAATTTTTCAGAAAACCCGTCGGCGGTTGTTGACCGTCTCTTTCCTTAATGCTATAAATAAAATTATTGGATTACGGTTGCGTCTTTTGATCGCGATGCCTGATCATCGACGCATCGAACCCGGGAGGGACCTGGCTTGGCATTCGTCAATCTGAAAAACAGGGAAGTGCAGGCAAAAATCATCTACTATGGTCCGGGTCGCGGGGGAAAAACGACCAATCTCGAATATGTCTTTTCCAAATTCCGCCAACGCATCCAATCGGAGATGGTCAGCATCAAAACCCACGGCGATCGAACGCTTTTTTTCGATTTCCTGCCCTTCGACATCGGAAAAATAATGGGATATGATGTAAGAATTCAGCTGTATACCGTTCCCGGCCAGATCAAATACAACGCCACGAGGCGTCTCGTCCTCAAGGGCGTCGACGGCGTGGTTTTCGTGGCGGACTCCCGGGTGGAGCAGCGGCGGGACAACATGATCTCGCTCAAAAACCTGCAGGAAAACCTGGCTGTTTACAAAAAAAGCATATTCAAGATTCCCCTGGTGCTGCAATACAATAAAAGGGATTTGGAAAAAGAAGGGATCGCCGTCATGTCCTTCGAACAGATGGAAAAAGACCTGAACGGTCAACTGAAAGTCTCGTCGCTCGCTGCCAGCGCCCTTTCCGGAGAAAATGTGATCCCGACCCTCAAAAAGATCATCTCACTAACCATGACGTCCCTGCAAAGGACCCTAAAATAGGAGGGCAGGTCAATTGACACCCGATTTCAATGAGGATCTGGCTTTCAGTTCGTATGCCTTCAGTCAGGAACAGCTCGAAACCATAGAGAGCATCATTCTCAAAGACCTCGTCGAGAGCGGCGCCCACAGTATATTGCTGATCGACCTGGCGGGCAATATCATCGCCAAGGCGGACAACGGCGAATGCGATCATGATTTATATTCCCTCGCGGCATTGGCCTCGGCCAATTTCGCCGCTGTCGACACCATGGCCAGGCTGATTGGAGAAAGTGAGTTTTCCCTTCTGTTTCATAAAGGGGAAAAGGAAAGTATCCACTTCAGCAAGGTCAAGAAGGATTTCCTGCTCATCTCCATTTTTGGGACAAGGGTCTCTCTGGGGTTGCTGCGATTGAAGGTTGCCGAAGCGATCGACAAAATCTCCGCCATCTGGGATTAACGGTCTGACCGCGATGGATCACGCAGTATCCAACGCCGCTTGAACAGGAGGATTACCATTGGCAATCGGTGATACGAGAAAAGTCGACGAAAACAGCATCACAGCCGAGGTCGACAGCCGTCTGGACGATCTGTTCGGAGAAGAAGAGAAGGACGTCACTGCCGGAGTTTCGCCGGATCGGATGGACTCGGATCGGAAGGAGAATGACGCCGAAGCCGTGAAACGACGTCCCGGAAAGGAATCGTTCGACAAAACGACGCCGTCCGCGGACGAGGTCGCGACGGTTGTCGAAAAATTCGACGCCGACCGAATCGAGCGATCCCCGATCAGAGACCTCAAGTCCATCATCATGTCCCTCGAATGGGAGATCACGGATT harbors:
- the xseB gene encoding exodeoxyribonuclease VII small subunit, which translates into the protein MTLTTKQTFEKAMAQLEDIVRELESGDLTLENAMKKFEEGMKLSRYCSRVLDETEKKITLLMTDEDGNIQEKPLDEGSD
- the xseA gene encoding exodeoxyribonuclease VII large subunit, translated to MQAELQRKIYTVSELTADIKHLLEERYPFVWISGEVSNFHVPASKHFYFTLKDQKSQISGIMFRGQNRNLKFMPEDGMSIVGLGRISVYEPRGSYQIIFEYLEPRGIGELQIAFEQLKSGLAAEGLFDEAHKKPIPFLPRNIGVVTSGTGAVLHDIIKVAHRRFPGVGIRVVPVKVQGAGAEDEIVRAIALLNRKESDVDTIILARGGGSLEDFQAFNSEAAARAVYASDIPVISGVGHETDFTIVDFVADLRAPTPSAAAEMAVPLKSELVGKHMDLAAKLFRWTQRYITQKRQRVAEVSRRLVHPKRRVEDFRMRLEDLTDRLAARFREKLERQKERLNWERHRLRVKAPTDLAGQLAAKLERCRVALFDVARRRTGVERMRTEALQGRLETLSPMVVLKRGYSITQTVPEAEIVRNAGQVAVGQALDVRVAVGVIRCRVEERFDIDDETDV
- a CDS encoding Bax inhibitor-1/YccA family protein, encoding MQYTHERALPQVRVNSFIQSVYNWMAVGLGLTGITAFMVANSPAMMQLIFGNRLLFFGLIIAELVLVFSISARVGKMQASTATALFILYAVLNGLTLSVIFLAYTASSITSTFFICAGTFLACSIYGMMTKRDLTSMGGFLMMGLIGIIIASVVNMFVQSSGMAMVISYIGVLVFVGLTAYDTQKLKHMAMTQPDGLDGAVLRKGAILGALSLYLDFINLFLMLLRIFGGSRD
- the glmM gene encoding phosphoglucosamine mutase; translated protein: MGQLFGTDGIRGVANRYPMTCETALNVGRAVTSYFSNGGRRPRIIVGKDTRLSGAMLEYALVSGICSAGGEAVRVGVLPTPGVACLTVLDKADAGVMISASHNPFQDNGIKIFGNDAFKLSDEAEADIEALLGREDHLRDLCASIQDVGGDAVMVDPEERYARFLLSALPAGFGLAGMKLVLDCSNGATFRVAPSVFRRLGADVTPLFIAPDGRNINEGCGSQHPERLAEHVVATGADVGLAFDGDGDRLIAVDDRGGVVTGDQMLAVCGAYLKQKGRLANGLVVSTVMSNIGLAMAFREMGIVHRKTDVGDRHVVREMRRSGAVLGGEDSGHMIFLDRHTTGDGILTALRLLEVIRDSGKPLSRLTQVITVYPQILMNVAVSAKPPIETIPAIAEAVAEVENLLGDQGRVLVRYSGTQPLCRVMIEGPTAEEIRRYCSRITEAVKSAIGE
- a CDS encoding UDP-N-acetylglucosamine pyrophosphorylase encodes the protein MALQEKRVQRVQVDLLMKKGVKIPNPDSVIIGPEVDIDRISGEGVTFWGGTKIFGESTLILRGAEIGYEAPTTLENCRVGPEVSLKGGYHSGAVFLKGASAGSGAHVRGGTILEESASIAHTVGLKQTILFPFVTLGSLINFCDCLMAGGTGKKDHSEVGSAYIHFNYTPNQDKATASLLGDVPRGVMLRERPIFLGGQGGLVGPCRLAFGTVIAAGCVYRKDELRPDRLLVGGAPRGMSVPFAPGTYPGIRRVFVNNMNYIANLTALMQWYRFARSRFLSEDFPQALLDGLIAVLNAGIDERLARMRALAEKMPAAIDAYLTSAGDKASPQLVANKRAFFERWSEVADTVERAREWGGDDRIRNVFLEGLDEAAARWGKDYVATIRALSPSAAGAGTHWLDGITSAVMDRVLAVIPEMGPSD
- a CDS encoding glycosyltransferase family 2 protein, with protein sequence MIDVIIVNYNSTDHLLNCIASFYTDIQRFGVTVYVQDNGSTDGVDRVSDRYPLVRLHKNIVNLGFAGAVNQALCRCKGDYVILLNPDAVLEEGFLDAAVEFMDRRRDVGIMGPKILDRDGKLQNSARAFPSPLTALFGRSSYLSRRFPQNPVTSRNLLSMSCDGETPMSVDWVSGACMVVRKKAVEQTGMLDERFFMYWEDADWCRRMWAARWKVVYCPKAVAYHYIGGSSEKCAVRSVWEFHKSVCRFFDKYLPPRLFFAGPPVFGLLFLRFLAVMLTAAVKHPIRRVEAGTLLAEPPPGAAPCRQYQRVDIGSTNSGPC
- a CDS encoding ComEA family DNA-binding protein gives rise to the protein MKRFKVLTAAVMVMGCILCFSTCLWAGESGKVNINTASAEELAGLNRIGLKTAARIIEYRDSVGRFNAPEELMNVKGIGEKLFDLNRDRIIVEGNDAPERTGDGISQSDASSGSKG
- a CDS encoding GTP-binding protein, with protein sequence MAFVNLKNREVQAKIIYYGPGRGGKTTNLEYVFSKFRQRIQSEMVSIKTHGDRTLFFDFLPFDIGKIMGYDVRIQLYTVPGQIKYNATRRLVLKGVDGVVFVADSRVEQRRDNMISLKNLQENLAVYKKSIFKIPLVLQYNKRDLEKEGIAVMSFEQMEKDLNGQLKVSSLAASALSGENVIPTLKKIISLTMTSLQRTLK
- a CDS encoding roadblock/LC7 domain-containing protein, translating into MTPDFNEDLAFSSYAFSQEQLETIESIILKDLVESGAHSILLIDLAGNIIAKADNGECDHDLYSLAALASANFAAVDTMARLIGESEFSLLFHKGEKESIHFSKVKKDFLLISIFGTRVSLGLLRLKVAEAIDKISAIWD